In the genome of Flavobacterium panacagri, one region contains:
- a CDS encoding exopolysaccharide biosynthesis polyprenyl glycosylphosphotransferase, giving the protein MRNRHKFTFIMCCAIADMIAMVLGTMIFLNFATEENIGWNGLFLNKMIPITILSWLFSVTYFQLYRVDVLFSLDEFFRNSWRSFFTQRVLWHSYIFIFQDDVLYNFGSKANLFQLSFLLSYFLLSRILFTLVIGKIKGWVFKQYTVAIWGFNKTSIELASHLESNSFFINFLGILNENSSVEYNSNEEFTFALSEAINDASRNDINELYIVSKPDFITDLNYFFELGDKHCMRLKFVPDFSSISKKHFNSSHLNNFHVIKPRFEPLQNAYNRLAKRIFDLAFSILVIVFILSWLYPLLAFLIKKQSKGPVLFKQMRTGKKNQEFWCYKFRSMYVNMGDETQQAQKGDSRVTPIGKFIRRTSLDEMPQFFNVLIGNMSVVGPRPHMIKHTSDYNDHINNFMVRHFVKPGITGLAQVSGLRGETKKVADMKRRVTTDIEYVQRWSLIKDVKICFLTVIVTLKGDKNAF; this is encoded by the coding sequence ATGCGAAACAGACATAAATTTACTTTCATAATGTGCTGCGCTATCGCCGATATGATTGCGATGGTTTTAGGGACAATGATATTTTTGAATTTTGCTACTGAAGAGAATATTGGCTGGAATGGTTTGTTTCTCAATAAAATGATTCCAATTACAATTTTGAGCTGGCTGTTTTCAGTTACTTATTTTCAGTTGTATAGAGTAGACGTTCTTTTTAGTTTAGATGAATTTTTCCGCAATAGCTGGAGATCCTTTTTCACACAAAGAGTTTTATGGCATAGTTATATTTTCATTTTTCAGGATGATGTGCTGTACAACTTTGGAAGTAAGGCAAATTTATTTCAACTAAGTTTTTTATTGTCTTATTTTCTATTATCCAGAATATTATTTACGCTGGTGATTGGGAAAATAAAAGGATGGGTTTTTAAACAGTATACAGTTGCAATCTGGGGGTTCAATAAAACAAGTATCGAATTGGCTTCTCATTTAGAAAGCAATTCTTTTTTCATTAATTTTTTAGGGATTCTTAACGAGAATTCGTCTGTGGAATATAATAGTAATGAGGAATTTACTTTTGCACTGTCTGAAGCAATTAATGATGCATCGAGAAACGATATAAACGAATTGTATATTGTTTCGAAACCTGATTTTATTACAGACTTGAATTATTTCTTTGAACTGGGTGATAAACATTGCATGCGATTGAAATTTGTTCCCGATTTCTCTTCCATATCAAAGAAACATTTTAATTCGAGCCACTTAAATAATTTTCATGTTATAAAGCCTCGATTTGAACCTTTGCAGAATGCTTATAATCGGTTGGCTAAAAGGATATTTGATCTTGCATTCAGCATTTTGGTTATTGTTTTCATCTTGTCCTGGCTTTATCCTTTATTGGCATTTCTGATCAAGAAACAAAGTAAAGGCCCAGTATTATTTAAACAAATGCGTACAGGAAAAAAGAACCAGGAATTTTGGTGCTATAAATTTCGCAGTATGTATGTAAATATGGGCGATGAAACGCAACAGGCTCAAAAAGGAGACAGCAGAGTTACACCAATAGGAAAATTTATCCGCCGAACCAGTTTAGACGAAATGCCGCAATTTTTTAATGTTCTGATAGGAAATATGAGTGTAGTAGGACCGCGTCCTCACATGATCAAGCATACATCTGATTATAATGACCATATTAACAATTTTATGGTTCGTCATTTTGTTAAACCAGGTATAACAGGCCTTGCTCAGGTCTCTGGACTTAGAGGCGAAACTAAAAAAGTAGCAGACATGAAACGACGTGTCACAACGGATATAGAATATGTACAGCGCTGGAGTCTGATAAAGGATGTTAAGATTTGTTTCTTAACGGTTATCGTAACTCTGAAAGGAGATAAAAATGCTTTTTAA
- a CDS encoding UDP-glucuronic acid decarboxylase family protein: MKRILITGGAGFVGSHLCKRLLNEGNEVICLDNYFTGAKSNFIDLLDNPYFEMVRHDITEPYYAEVDEIYNLACPASPVHYQYNPIKTIKTSVMGAINVLGLAKRVNAKVLQASTSEVYGDPLVHPQTENYWGHVNPIGIRSCYDEGKRCAETLFMDYHNQNKVAIKIIRIFNTYGPNMNPADGRVVSNFIVQALQGKDITIFGDGLQTRSFQYVDDLVEGMVRMMNSDPAFLGPVNLGNPNEFTMLELAEAIIELTDSKSKIIHLDLPQDDPKQRQPDISLAKDKLNGWQPKIQLREGLLSTISYFDKLLLNQ; the protein is encoded by the coding sequence ATGAAAAGAATATTGATAACTGGTGGCGCTGGATTTGTAGGTTCGCATTTATGTAAAAGATTATTGAACGAAGGCAATGAAGTAATTTGTCTTGACAATTATTTTACAGGAGCCAAATCTAATTTTATTGATTTATTGGATAATCCTTATTTTGAAATGGTGCGTCATGATATTACAGAACCTTATTATGCTGAGGTTGATGAAATTTACAATTTAGCCTGTCCTGCATCTCCGGTACATTACCAATACAATCCCATAAAAACAATCAAAACTTCGGTAATGGGAGCAATCAATGTTTTAGGATTGGCAAAACGTGTCAATGCAAAAGTATTGCAGGCCAGTACAAGCGAAGTTTATGGAGATCCTCTTGTACATCCTCAGACCGAAAATTATTGGGGACATGTAAACCCAATTGGTATTCGTTCTTGTTATGATGAAGGAAAACGCTGTGCCGAAACTTTATTTATGGATTATCACAATCAGAATAAAGTAGCTATTAAAATTATACGAATCTTTAATACTTACGGTCCAAACATGAATCCTGCCGATGGAAGAGTAGTTTCTAACTTTATCGTTCAGGCTTTGCAGGGAAAAGACATTACCATTTTTGGAGATGGTTTGCAAACGCGTTCTTTTCAATATGTTGACGATTTAGTAGAAGGTATGGTGAGAATGATGAATTCAGATCCCGCTTTTTTAGGCCCAGTTAATTTAGGAAACCCAAATGAATTTACAATGCTGGAACTAGCAGAAGCCATTATCGAACTGACCGATTCTAAGTCAAAAATTATTCATCTGGATCTTCCGCAGGATGATCCAAAACAAAGACAGCCCGATATTTCTTTGGCAAAAGATAAGTTGAACGGCTGGCAGCCTAAGATTCAACTGCGCGAAGGTCTGCTTTCTACTATCAGCTACTTCGACAAGCTTTTATTGAATCAATAA
- a CDS encoding glycosyltransferase family 4 protein, protein MKITIVQGAFFPVPPLLGGAVEKMWYGLAKEFVNQGHEVNYISKSYEGYSNIENEGGINHVRVGGYKVPSSGIVLKILDLFYTLKAVRKISKSTDIIVSNTFWLPILLSAKQKKKCMIDVARMPKGQMKFYTNNGRLRANSSPVAKAIKNEIKNEYFDKVVMIPNTLPFRNTKAIDFSKKENIILYTGRIHPEKGLDILVQSFTSLKTNNWQLLIVGPYSTETGGGGKAYLDELKQLAGNSNVRFLEPVFDIDKLNEIYFKSSVFVYPSVAEQGETFGVSPLEAMSWGCATIVSNLECFKDFLIHNKNGLCFDHRKEDRVEILNQYLKDLIEDPKLLNDLAKAGLKVNETHSNEKLAVEFLNEFEAMKIQ, encoded by the coding sequence ATGAAAATAACAATTGTTCAAGGTGCTTTTTTTCCCGTACCGCCATTATTGGGTGGAGCTGTCGAAAAAATGTGGTATGGTTTGGCAAAAGAATTTGTGAATCAGGGACATGAGGTAAATTATATATCAAAATCATATGAAGGTTACTCAAATATAGAAAACGAAGGAGGCATTAATCATGTGAGAGTTGGAGGTTACAAAGTACCGTCTTCGGGTATTGTTCTTAAGATTTTGGATTTGTTTTATACTTTAAAGGCTGTTCGAAAAATATCTAAGAGCACTGATATTATTGTTTCTAATACTTTCTGGCTTCCGATTCTTTTGTCAGCAAAACAAAAAAAGAAATGCATGATCGATGTGGCCAGAATGCCAAAAGGCCAAATGAAGTTTTATACCAACAATGGCCGATTAAGAGCTAATTCCAGTCCAGTTGCAAAAGCAATCAAAAACGAAATCAAAAACGAATATTTTGATAAGGTTGTCATGATTCCGAATACGCTTCCTTTTAGAAATACTAAAGCGATCGATTTTTCAAAAAAAGAAAATATAATTCTGTACACAGGCAGAATACATCCGGAAAAAGGTTTAGATATTTTAGTACAATCATTTACTTCCTTAAAAACAAATAACTGGCAGTTACTTATTGTCGGACCATATTCTACAGAAACTGGCGGAGGCGGAAAAGCATATTTGGATGAGTTAAAACAGTTGGCAGGAAATAGTAACGTCAGATTTTTGGAACCTGTTTTTGATATTGACAAATTAAACGAAATCTACTTTAAATCTTCGGTATTTGTTTATCCATCGGTAGCAGAACAAGGGGAAACTTTTGGAGTTTCGCCTTTAGAAGCCATGAGCTGGGGCTGTGCAACAATAGTGTCCAACTTAGAATGCTTTAAAGATTTTTTAATCCATAATAAAAATGGTTTGTGTTTCGATCATCGTAAAGAAGATAGGGTTGAGATCTTAAATCAATATTTAAAAGATTTAATCGAAGATCCAAAACTGCTCAACGATTTAGCAAAAGCAGGACTAAAGGTAAACGAAACACACTCTAACGAAAAACTGGCAGTAGAATTCCTAAATGAATTTGAAGCAATGAAAATCCAATAA
- a CDS encoding VanZ family protein, translating into MFHKIVLVLLFLVVGAVFYFSWLSDPSLSTETYLPRWLLNWSNHYYNLRTAVPFVVLGFLLEIYTEQNNINEVNNNKKLNFVQNIIIAAVIVCVAEGGQFLVQRRSPDLMDIFYGIVGSLIGALGYNLLKKIKNAKQT; encoded by the coding sequence ATGTTTCATAAAATAGTTCTAGTACTATTGTTTTTAGTCGTTGGTGCGGTCTTTTATTTTTCTTGGCTTTCAGATCCTAGTTTATCAACTGAGACTTATTTGCCAAGGTGGCTTTTAAATTGGAGTAATCATTATTACAATTTACGTACTGCTGTTCCTTTTGTAGTATTAGGTTTTCTATTGGAGATCTATACAGAACAGAATAATATAAATGAAGTAAATAATAACAAAAAATTAAATTTCGTACAAAACATAATTATTGCAGCGGTAATAGTTTGTGTAGCCGAAGGAGGGCAGTTTTTAGTCCAAAGAAGAAGTCCCGATTTAATGGATATTTTTTATGGAATTGTGGGAAGTTTAATAGGAGCATTAGGTTACAATTTATTGAAAAAGATAAAAAATGCGAAACAGACATAA
- a CDS encoding glycosyltransferase family 2 protein, translating to MNKIPITVVVSVKNEALNLPSCLEKLKRFDQIIVVDSGSTDETILIAANMGAEVVQFQWNGKFPKKRNWVLQNVNLRHEWILFLDADEFVTEEFVNEVAVKTLDPNYNGFTIQFENYFMGRKLKYGYGFQKSALFKKSKGAYEKIEEDLWSHLDMEVHEHPIIEGKVGVIKAKVVHKDFKNLEHYIAKHNAYSSWEAKRYLQLKDSKNEHLSLNQKIKYGLLNTGLLPVVYFMGAYFLKLGFLDGKEGFYLARFKSHYFFQIQTKVNSIKNNIE from the coding sequence TTGAATAAAATTCCAATTACCGTAGTCGTTTCTGTCAAAAACGAAGCTTTGAATCTCCCATCTTGTTTGGAGAAATTAAAGCGATTTGATCAAATAATTGTAGTAGATTCAGGAAGTACTGATGAAACTATTCTTATTGCTGCAAATATGGGAGCCGAAGTAGTACAATTTCAGTGGAATGGCAAATTCCCTAAAAAAAGAAACTGGGTACTGCAGAATGTAAACCTTCGCCACGAATGGATTTTGTTTTTAGACGCAGATGAATTTGTTACCGAAGAATTTGTAAACGAAGTTGCAGTGAAAACTCTGGATCCTAATTATAACGGTTTTACGATACAGTTCGAAAACTATTTTATGGGAAGAAAACTTAAATATGGTTATGGTTTTCAAAAATCGGCTTTGTTTAAGAAATCTAAAGGAGCTTACGAAAAAATCGAAGAAGATTTATGGAGCCATTTAGACATGGAAGTTCATGAACATCCAATTATAGAAGGAAAAGTAGGCGTTATTAAAGCGAAAGTGGTTCATAAAGATTTTAAAAACTTAGAACATTACATTGCCAAACACAATGCCTATTCTTCTTGGGAAGCCAAAAGATATTTACAGTTAAAAGATTCTAAGAACGAGCATTTGTCTTTAAACCAAAAAATTAAATACGGACTTCTAAATACAGGATTGCTTCCAGTAGTATATTTTATGGGAGCTTACTTTTTAAAATTAGGATTTTTGGACGGAAAAGAAGGCTTTTATCTGGCACGTTTTAAATCACATTACTTTTTTCAAATTCAAACCAAAGTAAATTCAATCAAAAACAACATAGAATAA
- a CDS encoding polysaccharide biosynthesis/export family protein — protein MKKIFLLIILLPLLMLESCTTKKQMLYLQDLDSYANSTINYTSPKIQPNDILRVEVGDLNPLVAAPFNITSGNAGAQTSVDMMRLSGYLVNPQGTIMMPILNEVKVGGLTPANAEIKIKERLINENYLVNPTVQVRVLNNKFTILGEVNSPGVKAFTEESISFLDAIGLAGDLTYSAIRKDIKLIREVDGKRLVYHIDLTSASWMSNPNFRIRQGDVIVVTPNKLKANSGGLIKDPLQLLGITASLAALIIVITN, from the coding sequence ATGAAGAAAATTTTCCTTTTGATAATTTTATTGCCTTTATTGATGCTGGAGTCTTGCACTACCAAGAAACAAATGTTGTATTTACAAGATTTGGACAGTTATGCAAATTCGACAATAAATTATACTTCGCCAAAAATACAGCCTAACGACATCTTAAGAGTTGAAGTAGGTGATCTTAATCCTTTAGTAGCGGCTCCTTTTAATATTACAAGTGGTAATGCTGGTGCACAAACTTCAGTAGATATGATGCGATTGTCTGGTTATCTGGTTAATCCGCAGGGAACTATTATGATGCCAATTTTAAATGAAGTTAAAGTAGGAGGATTAACACCGGCTAATGCAGAGATCAAGATAAAAGAACGTCTTATAAACGAGAATTATTTAGTAAATCCTACTGTACAAGTTAGAGTACTTAACAACAAATTTACCATTTTGGGAGAAGTAAATTCTCCGGGAGTTAAAGCTTTTACAGAAGAATCAATTAGTTTCTTGGACGCAATAGGATTAGCAGGAGATTTAACATACTCAGCAATTCGAAAAGATATAAAACTAATTAGAGAAGTAGACGGAAAACGTTTGGTGTATCATATTGATTTAACAAGTGCTTCGTGGATGTCTAATCCTAATTTTAGAATCAGACAAGGGGATGTAATTGTGGTAACACCAAATAAATTGAAAGCCAACAGCGGCGGATTAATCAAAGACCCATTACAGTTATTAGGTATAACGGCTTCTCTAGCGGCGCTGATTATTGTAATTACAAATTAA
- a CDS encoding GumC family protein has translation MDLKKEFLKYFQYWPWFLLSLIVFVGAAFIFIKIVPPTYETSATIFIDKKQEDQTKIITISTDKKSSEDKLDDEIRLMTSNEFLLGVVKSLNLNYAYYEKVFTVKNNFVNEVPFVLVPTVSNDSLPLVSYEIKIDKSGFVITEPESEQTYNIAGYDGKEAVDGLPFKIQLSAKAKKNPSSYFEKEYKVNLEPTSVALKNLKGSLVVLSDANAKGVLELKHVSANPDRSRKILSEIIDQLDKSIVINKQKVFRNTVSYLNQRIKNFSKEKDSIESVKERYLQNNDIGVMENYVLEQTSDRSQKKESSMLNERQISLTNFAINDIKQAGPTQALGTDYNLESKTVNQMLINYNAKLMDSQLILQRAQSNNPAYISLITQLKSQKQEIVNSLEGYLNFLNQTSRANRSEQSIAEAKVKSIPTKDKVLGNINSNLTTKEETYVALLQKKEEAVLNGAILESNLKTLNAPETNYSAIYPQPKVFMLGAFMFGLLLPFGITYVRLFLDTKIHNEEDIQKVFTDVPILGHIPKISLNDKLDNTATSRSMIAEASRALMSNISYLLPRKKESKGNVILFTSSIQGEGKSFCAFHNAITVSNLNKKVLLIGVDLRNPQLHDYFSVKRNILGLSDFLANKTDDWKEFLQKDNNYSKNLDVLFAGEAPPNPSQLITNSNFEALIEEAKSIYDFIILDTAPVQIVSDTLNFSYLADVTVFVVKYDYTDKSNLVQVSNFIKKEQLKNVGIVINGVNMKNAYGYGYGVSYGYQYQEAKVKKPWYKRSIAVKGA, from the coding sequence ATGGATTTAAAAAAAGAATTTCTAAAGTATTTTCAATATTGGCCTTGGTTTTTGCTAAGCTTGATTGTGTTTGTTGGAGCTGCCTTTATTTTTATTAAAATAGTGCCACCTACCTACGAAACTTCAGCTACGATCTTTATTGACAAAAAACAAGAAGACCAAACGAAGATCATTACGATTAGTACAGATAAAAAAAGCAGTGAAGATAAATTAGATGATGAAATTCGACTAATGACATCCAACGAATTTTTATTAGGTGTGGTAAAGAGTCTGAATTTAAATTATGCCTACTATGAAAAAGTATTTACCGTTAAGAACAATTTTGTAAACGAAGTTCCTTTTGTATTAGTACCAACTGTTTCTAATGATTCACTGCCACTTGTTTCTTATGAAATTAAAATAGATAAAAGTGGTTTTGTAATAACTGAACCAGAATCGGAACAAACTTATAATATAGCGGGATACGATGGAAAAGAAGCTGTTGACGGATTACCATTTAAAATTCAGTTATCTGCGAAAGCAAAGAAAAATCCATCTTCCTATTTTGAGAAAGAATACAAAGTAAATTTAGAACCTACCAGTGTAGCTCTAAAAAATCTAAAAGGATCTTTGGTTGTTTTGTCTGATGCAAACGCAAAAGGAGTTTTAGAATTAAAACATGTAAGCGCAAATCCAGACCGCTCCCGAAAAATATTGAGCGAAATTATTGACCAGCTGGATAAAAGTATTGTAATCAATAAACAGAAAGTCTTTAGGAATACGGTTTCTTATTTAAATCAGAGAATTAAAAATTTTAGCAAAGAAAAAGATTCTATTGAAAGCGTAAAAGAAAGATATCTTCAGAACAACGATATTGGTGTAATGGAAAATTACGTCTTAGAACAAACCAGCGATAGAAGTCAGAAAAAGGAAAGTTCAATGCTTAACGAAAGACAAATATCATTGACCAATTTTGCTATTAATGATATAAAACAAGCTGGTCCAACACAGGCTTTAGGTACAGATTACAATTTAGAATCCAAGACAGTCAATCAAATGCTTATAAATTATAATGCAAAATTGATGGACAGCCAGCTGATTTTACAAAGGGCACAAAGCAATAATCCAGCTTATATAAGTTTGATAACGCAGTTAAAGTCGCAGAAGCAGGAAATTGTGAATAGCTTGGAAGGATACTTAAACTTCCTAAATCAAACCAGCAGAGCCAACAGATCTGAGCAGAGTATTGCTGAAGCTAAAGTAAAAAGCATTCCAACGAAAGATAAAGTACTAGGAAACATCAACAGTAATCTTACTACAAAAGAAGAAACTTATGTAGCCTTATTACAAAAGAAAGAGGAGGCTGTTTTAAATGGAGCTATTTTAGAATCAAACCTAAAAACGTTAAATGCGCCTGAAACTAATTACTCAGCAATTTATCCACAGCCAAAAGTTTTTATGTTAGGAGCTTTCATGTTTGGACTATTGCTTCCTTTTGGCATCACATATGTTCGCTTGTTTTTAGACACTAAAATACATAATGAAGAAGATATTCAAAAAGTATTTACGGATGTTCCAATTTTAGGACATATTCCAAAAATAAGTCTTAACGATAAATTAGACAATACAGCAACTTCTCGTTCTATGATAGCAGAAGCGTCGCGAGCCTTAATGTCCAATATATCGTATTTGTTGCCTAGGAAAAAAGAAAGCAAAGGAAATGTAATCTTGTTTACATCATCTATTCAGGGCGAAGGAAAATCATTTTGCGCCTTTCATAATGCCATAACAGTAAGTAATCTGAATAAAAAAGTATTATTGATTGGTGTCGATTTGAGAAACCCTCAATTGCATGACTATTTTAGTGTAAAAAGAAACATTTTAGGACTTTCAGATTTCTTAGCTAATAAAACAGATGACTGGAAAGAATTCTTGCAGAAAGACAATAATTATTCTAAAAATCTTGATGTTTTATTTGCAGGTGAAGCACCTCCAAATCCTTCTCAATTAATAACCAATTCTAATTTCGAAGCATTAATTGAAGAGGCCAAATCAATCTACGATTTTATAATACTAGATACAGCTCCAGTCCAGATAGTATCTGATACACTGAATTTTAGTTATCTGGCAGATGTAACGGTATTTGTAGTAAAATATGATTATACTGACAAAAGCAATTTAGTCCAGGTTAGCAATTTTATTAAAAAAGAACAGCTTAAAAACGTTGGAATTGTTATAAACGGCGTAAACATGAAAAATGCATACGGATATGGTTATGGCGTAAGTTACGGTTACCAATATCAAGAAGCAAAAGTAAAGAAACCTTGGTATAAACGAAGCATTGCTGTAAAAGGAGCTTAA
- a CDS encoding glycosyltransferase, producing the protein MKVIHYIASIDKSGGGTTEYMRLLSKVLKNDMTFSIATGISKDPIAIEGVPVKFFNNKMSRWFSLMREYRTFLQAEDPDIVHINGIWSPQNWGFQKQAQKLGIKVVVSPHGMLEPWILAHNPLKKKIALFLYQKTAIKRSVCLHATAKMEAENIKALGFKNPIHIIPNGIYLRDVKKIKENYGTKKMIFMSRIHPKKGIEMLIDAWRTSNTEGWTLEIAGSGEDEYVAGLIQSIEDLENVRFVGAKYGEEKWDFLRSADVMVLPTHSENFGIVVAEALAVAVPVITTHGTPWEDLEIHKCGWWIDLSVLNLEKTLLKVFNSSNMLLEMMGKHGRELIIDKYDIKRVGKKMVELYNTI; encoded by the coding sequence ATGAAAGTAATCCATTATATAGCCAGTATTGATAAAAGCGGGGGCGGTACAACTGAGTATATGCGTTTGCTTAGTAAAGTATTAAAAAATGATATGACCTTCAGTATTGCTACTGGAATTTCCAAAGATCCTATTGCCATTGAAGGAGTTCCTGTGAAATTTTTTAATAATAAAATGTCAAGATGGTTTTCTTTAATGAGAGAATACAGAACTTTTCTTCAAGCTGAAGATCCGGATATTGTTCATATTAATGGAATTTGGAGCCCTCAAAATTGGGGTTTTCAAAAGCAGGCACAAAAGCTCGGAATCAAAGTAGTGGTTTCGCCACACGGAATGCTGGAACCTTGGATCCTGGCACACAATCCGTTAAAGAAAAAAATTGCATTGTTCTTATATCAAAAGACTGCTATCAAGAGATCTGTCTGCCTTCATGCTACTGCTAAAATGGAAGCAGAAAATATTAAGGCTTTAGGTTTTAAAAATCCGATTCATATTATTCCAAATGGCATTTATCTGAGAGATGTAAAAAAAATCAAAGAGAATTACGGAACAAAAAAAATGATTTTTATGTCCCGAATTCATCCTAAAAAAGGTATCGAGATGCTTATTGATGCCTGGAGAACCAGTAATACAGAAGGATGGACCCTTGAAATTGCAGGAAGCGGAGAAGATGAATATGTAGCTGGTTTAATTCAAAGTATTGAAGATTTAGAAAATGTTCGTTTTGTTGGAGCAAAATATGGTGAAGAAAAATGGGATTTCCTGCGATCTGCAGATGTAATGGTTTTACCGACACACAGTGAAAATTTCGGAATTGTCGTGGCAGAAGCTTTAGCGGTTGCAGTTCCAGTTATAACGACTCACGGAACGCCTTGGGAAGATTTAGAAATACACAAATGCGGCTGGTGGATTGATCTTTCGGTGCTGAATTTAGAAAAGACTTTGCTAAAAGTTTTTAATTCTTCTAATATGCTTTTAGAAATGATGGGCAAACACGGAAGAGAACTGATAATAGATAAATACGATATCAAACGAGTAGGAAAAAAAATGGTCGAATTGTATAATACGATTTAA
- a CDS encoding glycosyltransferase family 2 protein translates to MRVTIITVCYNRKNTIEKAIKSVLDQNYDNIEYIVVDGNSKDGTKEIIESYKDRISHYISEPDKGMYDAINKGLKLATGDVIGLMHSDDEFYDNKVISRIALRFRHSPDVEGVYGDGVYVSNDQKERLIRNRIGGVFSLKRIKGGWLPLHPTVYLKKSVIDQNGLYNLDFKIASDTEFLLRYLYKHKIRMSYINEYIVKMRMGGMSTNYKRAFEVLREDYRIYKYHGLTAISTVFLKKTLALKQYIVH, encoded by the coding sequence ATGAGAGTTACTATAATCACTGTGTGCTACAATCGTAAAAACACTATTGAAAAAGCCATCAAAAGTGTATTGGATCAGAATTATGATAATATCGAATATATTGTTGTAGATGGCAATTCAAAAGATGGAACAAAAGAAATCATTGAGTCTTATAAAGATAGAATCAGCCATTATATTTCTGAGCCAGATAAAGGGATGTATGATGCTATTAACAAAGGATTAAAATTAGCAACAGGAGATGTTATTGGGTTAATGCATTCTGATGATGAATTTTATGATAATAAAGTGATTTCTAGAATTGCATTACGTTTTAGACACTCTCCAGATGTAGAAGGAGTTTATGGTGACGGAGTATATGTTTCTAATGATCAAAAAGAACGTTTGATTCGAAATCGCATCGGAGGGGTTTTCAGCCTTAAAAGAATAAAAGGAGGCTGGCTGCCATTACATCCAACGGTTTATTTAAAGAAAAGCGTAATTGATCAAAATGGTCTTTATAACCTTGATTTTAAGATAGCTTCAGATACTGAATTTTTACTTCGTTATCTGTACAAACACAAAATCAGAATGAGTTACATTAATGAATATATTGTTAAAATGAGAATGGGCGGTATGAGTACAAATTATAAAAGAGCCTTTGAAGTTTTAAGAGAAGATTATAGAATTTACAAATATCACGGTTTGACTGCAATTTCAACAGTTTTTCTTAAAAAAACACTCGCTTTAAAACAATATATAGTTCATTAA
- a CDS encoding DapH/DapD/GlmU-related protein, with protein sequence MEREYEQNSPYDSPWSVSQRVKMMVWEYVWLLLCVWTPKPANRWRLFWLKLFGCKIYGKPFVHQRARIQIPWNLILHDHACLGDRANAYTLGVIEIFEHATVGQEVYLCTGTHAFDNPTMNLITKKIIIQKGVFIGVRAIIMPGVTLEENAIVGAGSLVTKNVAKNTVVAGTPAKLIKTRSFE encoded by the coding sequence ATGGAACGAGAATACGAACAAAATTCGCCCTACGATTCTCCGTGGTCGGTTTCACAGCGAGTTAAAATGATGGTTTGGGAATATGTTTGGTTATTGTTATGCGTTTGGACACCAAAACCGGCAAACCGCTGGAGGTTATTCTGGCTCAAATTATTTGGTTGTAAAATTTACGGAAAACCGTTTGTACACCAGAGAGCAAGGATTCAGATTCCGTGGAATTTAATTCTTCACGATCATGCCTGTCTTGGTGATCGCGCAAATGCTTATACACTGGGAGTGATAGAAATATTTGAACATGCGACTGTAGGTCAAGAAGTTTATCTCTGCACAGGAACACATGCATTTGACAATCCAACAATGAATTTGATAACCAAAAAAATAATCATCCAAAAGGGAGTATTTATTGGAGTACGAGCCATCATAATGCCAGGCGTAACATTAGAAGAAAATGCTATTGTTGGGGCAGGCAGTTTAGTTACGAAGAATGTTGCGAAAAATACTGTAGTTGCAGGAACTCCTGCCAAACTTATAAAAACTAGAAGCTTTGAATAA